CGGGTTTGGAAGCAGAATTTCTCCTTGTTAGAACTCTATGGTGTTGGTCAtattgcattggggggggggggcagagtcccGGGTttgcaatattacatttttagcaTCCTTCATAAacttttgcatataatttgcaatTTAAATATTAGATAGAACATTGTATTATGTTAAAATTAAgctttttattgaaaaatgtacTTTAAATAGTATAGCAGAATATCTTGGCATTCTTTATAGTATTCAGAAACTTTAGAATAGTCTTcacataaaatagaaaataaaagcagaAAACTCATTCGGTGCCTCTGTCACCCTCACACAATAATCACTTCATCCTCCTCATATCTGGCTGGAGGACTAAAAttactttggtttcatctctgTACAATTtccaaacagataaaaaaaaaaaacataaataacgtAAAAAAAGATGTTTTTTGGAAAGCTGTGCTTCAGAATGTGGTGCAAGATGAGGCTCTGCTGCAGAATGTGGTGCAAGATGAGGCTCTGCTGCAGAATGTGGTGCAAGATGAGGCTCTGCTTCAGAATGAGGTGCAAGATGAGGCTCTGTTTCAGAATGTGGTGCAAGATGAGGCTCTGCTTCAGAATGTGGTGCAAGATGAGGCTCTGCTTCAGAATGAGGTGCAAGATGAGGCTCTGTTTCAGAATGTGGTGCAAGATGAGGCTCTGCTTCAGAATGTGGTGCAAGATGAGGCCCTGCTTCAGAATGTGGTGCAAGATGGGGCCCTGCTGCAGAATGTGGTGCAAGATGAGGCTCTGCTTCAGAATGTGGTGCAAGATGAGGCCCTGCTGCAGAATGTGGTGCAAGATGAGGCTCTGTTTCAGAATGTGGTGCAACATGAGGCTCTGCTTCAGAATGTGGTGCAAGATGAGGCTCTGCTGCAGAATGTGGTGCAAGATGAGGCTCTGCTTCAGAATGTGGTGCAAGATGAGGCTCTGCTGCAGAATGTGGTGCAAGATGAGGCTCTGCTACAGAACACAGTGCAGTATAAGGCTCTGCTACAGAACATGGTGCAACATGAGGCTCTGCTACAGAACATGGTGCAGGATGAGGCTCTGCTACAGAACACAATACATCATAAGGCTCTGCTACAGAACGTGGTGCAGGATGAGGCTCTGCTGCAGAACATGGTGCAGGATGAGGCTCTGCTACAGAACATGGTGCAACATGAGGCTCTGCTACAGAACACAGTGCAGCATAAGGCTCTGCTACAGAACACAGTGCAGCATAAGGCTCTGCTACAGAACATGGTGCAACATGAGGCTCTGCTACAGAACATGGTGCAGGATGAGGCTCTGCTACAGAACATGGTGCAGGATGAGGCTCTGCTACAGAACATGGTGCAACATGAGGCTCTGCTACAGAACACAGTGCAGCATAAGGCTCTGCTACAGAATATGGTGCAGGATGAGGTTGGTTCTGCTGCAAAACATGGTGCAGGGTGAGGCCCTGCTACAAAATGTGGTGCAGgatgactagggttgccaccttttcttcaagccaaacctgaacactttagaggtgcacagtatttttttttttttagtatacactatagtattgtaacagacctgggacacctttgggcactccaaagagaaGAGTAATGCGGCGTGCATAgagccccctcaccctcctgtcaagCCCTGTTCCGAGCCATGTTCCTGTTTGATTAATGTGTCCGGgtgtcaggtggactgaaacccagacacatgattcaaagcCCGGGCTGTCCGGGGGAATCCTGGACAGGTAGCAATCCTAAGGATGACACTCTGCTACAGAATGTGGTGCAGGATGAGGCTTTGCTACAGAACACAGTACATCATGAGGCTCTGCTACAGAACGTGATGCAGGATGAGGCTCTGCTACAGAACACAATACATCATAAGGCTCTGCTACAGAACGTGATGCAGGATGAGGCTCTGCTACAGAACACAATACATCATAAGGCTCTGCTACAGAACGTGATGCAGGAAGAGGCTCTGCTACAGAACACAATACATCATAAGGCTCTGCTACAGAACGTGATGCAGGAAGAGGCTCTGCTACAGAACATGGTGCAGAACGAGGCTTTGCTACAGAACACAATACATCATAAGGCTCTGCTACAGAACGTGATGCAGGAAGAGGCTCTGCTACAGAACATGGTGCAGAACGAGGCTTTGCTACAGAACACAATACATCATAAGGCTCTGCTACAGAACGTGATGCAGGAAGAGGCTCTGCTACAGAATGTGGTGCAGGATGAGGCTCTGCTACAGAACATGGTGCAGAACGAGGCTTTGCTACAGAACACAATACATCATAAGGCTCTGCTACAGAACGTAATGCAGGAAGAGGCTCTGCTACAGAATGTGGTTCAGGATGAGGCTCTGCTACAGAATGTGGTTCAGGATGAGGCTCTGCTACAGAACGTGATGCAGGATGAGGCTCTGCTGCAGAATGTGGTGCAGGAAGAGGCTCTGCTAGAGAATGTGGTTCAGGATGAGGCTCTGCTACAGAACGTGGTGCAGAATGAGGCTCTGCTGCAGAATGTGGTGCAGGATGAggctctgctataaaacacagttCAGGATGAGGCTCTGCTACAGAACATGGTGCAGAATGAGGCTCTGCTACAGAACATGGTGCAGAATGAGGCTCTGCTACAGAAAGCAATTTGAGATGTCTGTCTACTGCAGAATGTGGTGTAGTATGAAGCTCTGCTGCAAAACACAGTATGCAAAATTTGCTACAGAGGGCAGTGTATAATGAAGCCTGGCTGCAGAACATTGTACAGGATGAAGCTCTGCTGCAGAGTGATATAGGAGACTCTTCTACAGATAGAGATGTGATGAAGAATACTGCGCTTTCTGGTAATGATAAAAATGAATCAAGAAATAAAACATCCTTGCCCTGCTCTGATTGGAGGTTATGGATAGCTCCACCCTTGTACGCACATTCCCATGTCCAGTATTATGGTGACTCTGTATaacctcttagattgtaagctctaaggagcagagccctctgattcctcctgttttaaattgtattgtaactgtactgtctgccctcatgttgtaaagcaaactgttggcactaaatcctgtataataataataataataataataacaacggaCATGCAAGCGGATTGTCATAGTGCCCTCAGCTGTATGCAGACCTCCAGTTTTATTTTATATGCCCCTAAACACCCTCAACCCTCCACTGTGC
This sequence is a window from Rana temporaria chromosome 10, aRanTem1.1, whole genome shotgun sequence. Protein-coding genes within it:
- the LOC120915863 gene encoding vegetative cell wall protein gp1-like, with the protein product MARNRQGLTLHHVLQQNQPHPAPYSVAEPYAALCSVAEPHVAPCSVAEPHPAPCSVAEPHPAPCSVAEPHVAPCSVAEPYAALCSVAEPYAALCSVAEPHVAPCSVAEPHPAPCSAAEPHPAPRSVAEPYDVLCSVAEPHPAPCSVAEPHVAPCSVAEPYTALCSVAEPHLAPHSAAEPHLAPHSEAEPHLAPHSAAEPHLAPHSEAEPHVAPHSETEPHLAPHSAAGPHLAPHSEAEPHLAPHSAAGPHLAPHSEAGPHLAPHSEAEPHLAPHSETEPHLAPHSEAEPHLAPHSEAEPHLAPHSETEPHLAPHSEAEPHLAPHSAAEPHLAPHSEAQLSKKHLFLRYLCFFFLSVWKLYRDETKVILVLQPDMRRMK